Proteins encoded together in one Lysinibacter cavernae window:
- a CDS encoding TlyA family RNA methyltransferase gives MADLRLDAALADRGLVRSRSHANTLISAGDVTVDGVVVTKASLKVSPSQQLEVNTLDRFVSRAAHKLVGALDAFTDVAVAGRLAMDVGASTGGFSQVLLERGARKVLAIEVGHDQLAPELYDVDELVLVEGFNARYMTAETLAEATGVAESPDLVVADLSFISLTTVLPALRQSSAPDADFVLLIKPQFEVGRGGVKAGVVTRPEERANAIRLVLDAAWELGLGAAGLINSPIVGSAGNHEYVVWLSATHGKNPTEWIQTTATLTQTGA, from the coding sequence CACTTGCCGACAGGGGACTCGTTCGTTCAAGGAGCCACGCCAACACGTTGATCTCCGCGGGCGATGTTACCGTCGACGGCGTTGTGGTCACCAAAGCATCGCTCAAGGTGTCGCCCTCGCAACAGCTTGAGGTGAACACGCTCGACCGCTTTGTGAGTAGAGCCGCACACAAATTAGTTGGTGCCCTCGACGCGTTTACCGACGTTGCTGTTGCCGGGCGCCTTGCAATGGATGTTGGCGCCTCAACTGGCGGGTTCAGCCAGGTGCTCCTTGAACGCGGCGCCCGGAAGGTGCTCGCCATTGAGGTTGGTCACGACCAGCTTGCCCCCGAGCTGTACGACGTCGACGAACTCGTATTGGTCGAGGGCTTTAACGCGCGTTACATGACCGCAGAAACGCTCGCTGAAGCCACGGGGGTTGCAGAATCCCCAGACCTCGTTGTCGCCGATCTCTCGTTTATCTCGCTGACAACGGTCCTTCCCGCCCTGCGACAGAGCAGCGCGCCGGATGCTGATTTTGTGTTGCTCATTAAGCCGCAGTTTGAGGTTGGCAGGGGCGGAGTGAAGGCAGGGGTCGTGACGAGGCCAGAAGAGCGTGCCAATGCCATCCGCCTGGTGCTTGACGCCGCTTGGGAGCTTGGCCTCGGTGCCGCTGGACTCATCAACTCACCAATTGTCGGTAGCGCGGGTAACCATGAATATGTTGTGTGGTTGAGCGCCACGCACGGCAAGAATCCGACAGAATGGATACAGACCACCGCAACGCTGACTCAGACAGGAGCTTGA